Sequence from the Carassius gibelio isolate Cgi1373 ecotype wild population from Czech Republic chromosome A7, carGib1.2-hapl.c, whole genome shotgun sequence genome:
GAGgagaagaaagaagagaagaaagaggAGTCTGAAGAATCCGAAGATGACATGGGATTCGGACTCTTCGACTAATCTGTCTGCTCGGGACCAAAATAAAGTTGATCACAAAAAGATTTCTGCTTGCTTGGTCATTTCAGAAAGTTCAAATGAGGTTTATAATGTGGAATTGGATTGAGCTTTTCTAATACTTCCCTTTCTCCATGTAATCTGAAAATTGCAGAGCTTTAATTATCTGGAGACACTCTTATGGATGTTTCAATTCTTTGTTTGGGGAATGAAAATGTAGGTGTACTGTTCGTAACGACCCGTTATTGTTGATGGAACAAAATTAAGTTCCAAACCACTTTTTGTCAGATAAGACATTGTGCATTGTTTTCACCGCTGTGTTGATGCCACTCATTTTCTGTCTGTATGCGTTCATTAATATAACGGAAGTGTTGGTTGAAGGCCCAAAATCAGTTGTAAGTAAATGCACACATTTTGCTAAATATCAGTGGCCAAAAGCTTCATGACTGTAGAATCGAACATATTGAGAAACAAagctgtgtttgaaaaaaaaaaaaactaaaacaaatcaaTCCACACTGATGTTGAGACATTGTCTTGTGTCTTTGAGTCAGGCCGAGTCAGGTTTTTCCAAAGCTTTATTCATTGCTCATTTAAGAGCTTGGAAGCGGAGTTTCTCAGTtatgctgtactataaatattaTGTTTCTCCTGAGTGATTACCCTGTTGCACAACTGTTTCTGGGAAATTGGGATGTCTTAAGACAGCCATGATTATGTGGATAGACcgttatttatagtttttttttatctatacaaATCATTACATAACCGAAGTTTATGCCTGAAACTATTAGTAATTAATTGttaatgcatttggcagacacattTATCTGAATCAACTTCAAGTTTAGGCGTTTTATCGAGTCATGCTCTCCcttggaatcaaacccatgatctCGGTGTTGCTAGTGACACTGCCTTTATCCAAGTATCTAAGTGTAAGTGAGAGTGCTGAGGGCTTTGGTGTATAAACACACTGGTTTTGCAAGAGTTGGCTAAATCTGGAGTTTCCATGTCCTGACTGAGATGATTCAGCCCTCACTGCAAGAACAACTTCTAACATCTGGAGGAACAAACATCCGCAAAAACTCTGAAATgattattgtgtgtgtatgtatgttataAGTACTGTGCAAAATTCTTAGATAATaggtatttttacaaaaaaaagaacaaaatggtTTAAAGCCGTTTATTACGTCTCCAAGGTGCTTGAAGAAACTTACCTACGAAGCTACAGAAGGCTACTGACTGTGAAAAGTTACAGTTATAGGCGCTTGTGTAAATATGCTGTAAAGTGAGTAGGCTATGCTTAAAAAATAATGGCACAAATTGATTTGATCAATTAACTGCTAAACTAAATCAATTCACAATTTGCTTTTAAACCAGCTTTTGTAGCACATAATAGCTTTGCATGAAGCATTTTtcaagtgtcttggagacattgccacagtttgGATTTAAGTCTGTATTATGAgaaatttagtttatatttttcgagcaaatttttttttattaaatgtggctAACACCTTTATTTTACTCTaatgtaaatcaaataaatgtaacataaaatactatattttgaTGTAATAAATGAAGATTTAATCGTTTAATTGTCAAGACGAACGTTTAAAACAAAATCAGACAAAGATGTTGGTAGATACAGACAATGTGCTTGAATGAGCAGCTGGAGGCGCTCCAACATACAGTAAACAGTGACGTAATGACAACAGACACTCAAACTACAAATGAGCTTGCTTCCTTTATTCAGACCAGAGTGTGTGTTACATAGACTAAATGGTGCTAAAACGTAAAGCTTGCATTTTTTTGGGGTGATAAATGTAGATTTAATGAAAGATAActgtcaagataaaaaaaaaaaagagtgaaattgTTTTATGCAAAATTGAATCAAGCAGTTTTAGAGCTAAATGATTTCACTCATTTTCTGTTGCACTGACGCTCTTCTTTTCAGTACTTTCTGGGAAGGCCCTTGGGTCTGTAGCGGTTGGGGTTACCACCATTACGTCCCCAGCGGTTGGCGGCCTGGTCTGCTGCAGCATCTGAATTACCGCGGCGAGAGAGTCCCTGCAGAGCCTCTCTTCCATCACTGCACACATCAGAACAGTGATTTAATGCCATTTTCACCcacttaaaatgtaaacattaacatTAGATAATAATACTACAATTCAAAGTTTCTCTCAAAAATGTAGCACATTATACAGTGCAAGAGAGCAATCTTTCTTGCTCGGTTTAAGTGCTCACATTAGCTTCTAAGGAATAAAATCATGTCAGATCTGCCAGCGATGACGAACCTGATTACTCTGGCTGCCCATTTGCCTCCAGGGCCCCTTCTTGCAGCATCATAGTTCCCACGTGCATGGAAATACTTGTCTGCGCCCCTCCAGTTGGCCTTCCTCATGTCTTGGTAAGCACGCAACATGTCCTTTGCACCTGCAAAACACAGTGAAAGTGGTAAAAATCTGCCGGCGAACTGATTCAACGGAGTGCATGCTTAAGAGTAAATGCAGATGAAAAGGAAAAATAAGCAACCTCCAATGGCTTGTCCTGGGTAGCGGTGCCATTGAGCCTGGGTCCCGACCACCAACACCAGCGCCAGCACCAGCACAGCAAGAATAAGCTTCATGATTACAGAGctgaatatatgaaaatatacaagTTAGCAAGTTGAAATATTAACCATGTCACAAACAGTAAACCTTAAAAAATCTCTGTAGATAAAGTATGATCTCTGTGCATAGACAGACAACCATCGATAACTTAACACGTTTCGCATTAAGAAAGCGGTTAGTTTAGTCAGTCACTTACCTCTCAGGTTCTCTCAGTTCAGACACATCAGGTCTTCACATTTTATAAGGCTCGGACTGGGCTGGACACGGATTTCCCAACAGAGATATGACAGATTGCTTTATGAAAATCAGACTAATTTGGTCCTGTTAGTCCTGAGTTGCATAACTGTTTCTGGGAAAAACCAAGATTTGTGAAACAtggtgtttatattttttataacattgtgtcaaacaaaaaacataaaaaaaaatgttacttgaaataaaataaaatgaagcatTTTGTATTCAGCTAGTTTAATTtgaagtttttaaaataactataccttaataaacaaaaaatagataaattaattaataaatcatatacgtaatcccccccccccccccaaaaaaaactatatcactatatatatattgtatatatatatataatagtttatcagtgacactgaaacaaaataaattaaattaaatttatgcatttagcagaagcttttatccaaagcgacttacagtgcattcaggctatcaaaatgcatcaataataattatacacactCAAATGAAAATATAGCATGGCAGAAAATAATCTGTTTTGTGGTGTAAAATCCGAGCATTTTTATCTTATAAAGagtacacattttaatttaaaaactcaGTGCATTTTATGCATTGGTTTATcactaatacatacatacatacatcactaatatatataatatatatataattttttttgtgatgaatgtatgtacagtatacagtacagtatacagtgtgtgtatgtgtgtgtgtttgtttatataatagtataaaagttatataaaacatatagtatatataaaagattgtagatcaaataaatattcatatataattattttattttctgactTATGctgatattttaaatgcatgcaaatcATTTCAGTTTCACTTCTTATACTGTTTTCACTTCCATCTCTAATGGGAACTGAATCATCAGAGCAAGTAGAGGTCATTCGGAAATTCCAGATGAGAAGATTGTTTTAAGAGACAATAAATCAGTGCATAGCTGCAAATTCTGACCCTTGCACGCTCTGGCACACAAGTCACGTGTTTAATTTCCAGTtacaacagaaataaaaatgagaataTTGCACAAAAGAGGTCTTCCCAAACAAGAACTATCTGACCAAGAACATTACATCATTTtttatgatgaatagaaagttttgtaataaaaatattttatctttactgtcaattttgatctttataatgcatccttgttaaatgaatggtagtgtatttataAAATTGATAAATCCCATTTTatgattcaaaatattactatttgttAAGTTTAATCTAGCATTCCCTGCTGATATGGCCTTAAAAtactgtaagagagagagagagtagaaatACAATCCCCCTTCAAAATAATCAAATCtttttgctttgcagcctgaaatgaagatggacacagtttttgttttatccagctctATTTATTCAGTGCAACTTTTAAGATCTAAGTGAAAGATAAAACgccaacataataaataaataaaacagaatcactgagtttGAAAAAGGATCTACCCCTTGTTTCTTAAACCACCCTTTGCTTTAATTTCAGTCTTTAGTCTGCTGGGATTTGTgtctcttctttgcagaactgctcagttcagttcagtttgatgGCGATggttgtggactgcagtcttcaggTCATTCCACTGGATTTCCACCAGACCTAtcgtttggtgttgaggccaaataattcattaaatatttttactctttCTCAGAATCTTCAAGATGTGTTTTGCCAAAGTTCAGTctgactgcatgtggcctttcttgaggagtggaTTTTTTTCTTGCCACCCTCCCAAAcgagccacatttgtggagaatttgggatattgttgtcacatgcacacaatgaccactctttgtcataaattcctgtgGCTGCTTCAGAGTTACTGTAGGCCTCTTGGTCTTCCTCTCTGATCGGTTTCCTCTGGCTattacattcagtttggagtGATGTCCTGAATCTGATCCAGGGAGGCTCTGTGTTGTGCCAAATACCCacttccacttcttaataatagacttcactgttCTTCTAGGCATTTTTTAAAGTCTTTGAAAGGTTTTTGTATCCATCTTCTAACTTGTtcctgtccacaactttatccctTAGATCTTATTTTCTAtagccactgtgtgtgtgtgtttgtgtatatattttgtagaaatgtagaaagacttcagtaggtataatttcactttgaacataagttgcacattgttacCTTCGACCCCGTcagttgggacgaaagtaacacaacaatataagctagatttgttttctgttactcttatttttattaagtatacctGACTATGATGTTGTTAATATGTTACTGCAAAcatattcagttttttatttatgcaaaaaaaaaatcatattttcattttaagattCATCAAATGTCTCAAAATCAGACTGTACAAActtgaattgtttaaaaaaaaaattgggggaaattttaatttatttttatgtaaagaaTTAAACAGAATGGACAATATAACATTTCATTACATTAGCATAATATAAATTCTACACAATGTAACAGTAGGCCAATTCATGTTTCCATCcatttgtttttatgcataaattcaaaatatgaatttagaaacactgcaaattcataggTGGATGTGTAAAAGCTAAGGTATGGCTAAAACTAAGGTAAATGtgacgtagcagctgcccagagagtgatgttcctctatgtccagaaccACCCTCTtataaacatctggataaaaccagacctctgtctgtctttctgaccctcactctTCTCTTGACATAatattttggtataatatgacataaacatgtttaataaatGATGCATGACACtgaaattcacaatatagcatgcaccggaacaaaataaatacttctgGTCACTGCAGTGGGACAAAAGTAACtattgttactttcgtcccgacagAAACTGCTGACATTTAAACCCAGTTGACTGGATAAACTCTGAAAATGccaactttaggatgtgttaaagcactacataacctgtagattgatcataattgtgacacatgaaacaagaaaaacaacacaactaATCTGAAAAAATTACcgctttaataatatatttatatgtacatctattaagtaaatatttatactgaaatatttcttatatatcATATAGTGTAACAAAGCAGTGCTCACGATGACATGCAGTTTTTCTTCAGCATACCAGATGTTCAGGTTTATTTGAAAGAACTATGTTCTCGACAAGCACAACAGGTGTCATGGATTAAAGTAATTCATGTTTCACATACTAACACTGACTTCCTCGTATCTGTTTTGTTGACAGTCTAAAAAGATTACAGTCATTATTAAGTCATGTTTAGTCTTGGACTTCCTTGTTCCTTAGATTCATGATGATATGAGTTTCTGGATAAATAACCACTGACCAGTACAAGTCGGAAATGAGCAATTATGTGTTCACATTTACAATTAACCATTTGAAACAATTAATCTATTAGATTATCAATGGACGTACACAGTGAACATTATGTTTTCCACATATGAGCTAGATGTCTGGTGCATCTGTTATATACAGATCAACGCTACTGTCATATTTAGgatcatatattattattgtctttCATATCAATGACAGTTTTTAGAAGAGGAAGTGTAAATACTGATAGTCAGGGTTATACACCTAGTTCTcatgaaatatttaatgtttaaagatACTAAACACCTGGTCTGGCTGAAATAGTAACACTTTCACCACTGGTTGTGACAGCAAGACACCGAAACAGGAATCTTCAACAGGCTCATCctacattgttttattgtaatataactggtttaataataaaatgtgcttCCATTATATTCATGTTGCCTCTGGAATTGTCAGCGGTCAACAAAGTGGACTTTATTCCAGCCCCTGCTACTCAGTCTCTTGGGCTTGACTGAGACATGGATTAAAGCTGAAGACACAGAAACCCCTAAACAACCCCTTTTTGAAAGCTCAGACATAGTCTGGAAACAATAAATGAGCCATGAGACAAGTTCAGATCCcagaggtttttattttattggtttggAGCATAATTTAATTGACAAATCACACGTCACATGCAGGCAGGTCAAATCTTGAACGAGCTAGAGATATAGAGTGCTATGGCTTATGAGAACTGCGACTTTAAACAGAGTCAAACATGTTAAGAGGTTTAAATAAGTGGACAAACAGGTTGACCAGTCAGTCAAACAACATAAAATAGTGTCCGTTGGCATATAGGGAAATAAACACTCATATAGCAAAACTAATCAGCGAAGGAAAAGATGGAGTATTTAGCTGCTCTCTTTGCCAAGTGTGAGTTTGTCAAACAAGTACTCGGCCATGCCATTCTGGGGGGCGCCCATACGGCGCAGGTTGGTCACCCAGTCGCCCAGTTCTTTGATGGACTTCACCTGCTCGTCCAAGTAGTGCGTCTCAATGAAATCACACATCTGTAAGAAACAAAGAGTGTGTTTGGAATTTTTTGTCTGGAATAAGAGGGTTTAGTAGCGTTGGTATCAGTAGCTGCAGACTCACGTGAGGGTCGTTGTGCTGGGAGGACAGCTTATGCAGCTCCAGGAGGGAGTGATTGACGCTCTTCTCCAGCTGCAGGGCGCATTCCAGAGCTTCCAAACCACTTCCCCACTCGTCCTTCTCCggtttctgtcaaacacaaaAGTTTATAAGGCTTCTTCCAGTCCACCCCCTATTGCCCTCACATCAAAATTCActgacatttgtattttttttttttttttggaaaactgttCTTGCTTCtaaactgtgttttgtgtgtacatatttctctccggattcagacaagatgactttcacttgataaataaatattacggATCAAGGACTAATAATTTATATGGAAACTAAaacgcacacaaaaaaaaaaaaaaacatgaattgatggactggagtggattgTGTTGTTTctaaatcagctgtttggatttagattctgacggcacccattcactgcagagaatccactggtgagcaagtaatgatatgcaaataaaaacatgGCATATGCCTAAAAACATCCCTTTATAAATCCTAATAAATTTTAGGTTAAATCTGAATGAATACAGAAGGTACAATAGGTATTGTAGGTCTTAACACCATTTCTTATGGAGACAATTTTTGAAACCACAAATGTGGTTCCTTCCCGGTCATGTGTAATGACAGATGCATCTGAGATGCATTTCCTCAGCACATAACTTAGATTTTAAAGTTGTATCGTTATTTGTAAATGTCAAGGTCACAAAAGTATTTCCACTTCGCTTAAAGGAAACAAGCAGACCTCTGTTAGTGCAAGAACGCAATACTTTGGAATAATTATTTTCTGAAATACAGGTTGTAAGACATTAAATGTAGATTTAAAATTCtacatgtaacaaaaactatt
This genomic interval carries:
- the LOC128017369 gene encoding ferritin, heavy subunit-like, which codes for MSSQVRQNFEEACEAAINRQINMELYASYVYLSMSYYFDRDDQALHNFAKFFHHQSHEEHEHAEKLMKFQNQRGGRIFLQDVKKPEKDEWGSGLEALECALQLEKSVNHSLLELHKLSSQHNDPHMCDFIETHYLDEQVKSIKELGDWVTNLRRMGAPQNGMAEYLFDKLTLGKESS
- the saa gene encoding serum amyloid A → MKLILAVLVLALVLVVGTQAQWHRYPGQAIGGAKDMLRAYQDMRKANWRGADKYFHARGNYDAARRGPGGKWAARVISDGREALQGLSRRGNSDAAADQAANRWGRNGGNPNRYRPKGLPRKY